Proteins co-encoded in one Candidatus Auribacterota bacterium genomic window:
- a CDS encoding PilZ domain-containing protein has product MKPPYPEERRQSERTQCILETGYRLPGRETSIGETRDVSDGGVLLMVSGEVKKDDLLDLEIPLGTGAEPLRTRGRVVHTRPVTNTADGGTLAGMVFLTLSEQQQEALGKKIWHQILKESTRFGRE; this is encoded by the coding sequence ATGAAACCACCATATCCGGAGGAGCGGAGACAGTCTGAGAGGACTCAGTGTATCTTAGAGACCGGCTACCGTCTCCCGGGCAGAGAGACGAGCATAGGGGAAACGAGGGACGTCAGTGATGGCGGCGTCCTGCTGATGGTTTCCGGCGAGGTCAAAAAGGACGACCTGCTCGATCTGGAAATCCCGCTGGGCACGGGTGCAGAGCCCCTGAGAACTCGCGGCCGCGTAGTTCATACCCGACCGGTGACAAACACTGCCGACGGCGGAACGCTCGCCGGCATGGTGTTTCTCACGCTCAGCGAGCAGCAGCAGGAGGCGCTCGGGAAGAAAATCTGGCACCAGATCCTTAAGGAATCCACCAGGTTCGGAAGGGAATAG